In Gemmobacter sp., the sequence CGGGCACCAGCGAGAAGCCCTGATAGACCAGCGCGGAATAGACCTGCACCGCGCTGGCGCCGGCGCGCAGCTTTTCCAGCACCTGTTCCGGGCTGGAAATGCCCCCCACGCCGATCAGCGGCAGCCTGCCGCCCGTTGCCTGCGACAGCAGCGCCAGCACACGGGTGGACTTTTCGAACAATGGCGCGCCCGACAGGCCCCCGGTTTCGTCGCGGCTGGCACTTTTCAGACCTTCGCGCGACAGGGTGGTGTTGGTGGCGATGATCCCGGCAAGGCCGGCCGCCATGGCGACCTCGGCAATCGCCGCAATCTCGTCCGGGACCAGATCAGGCGCGATCTTCAGGAACACCGGGATCGGCCGGGGCAGGGCGGCGCGGGCCTGCATCACCCGGTCCAGCAGCGCGGCCAGGGCGGCCGGCCCCTGAAGGTCGCGCAATTTCTCGGTATTGGGCGACGACACATTGACCGTGGCAAAATCGACATGCGGGCCGCAGCTGGCCAGCACGCGGGCGAAATCGCCGGCACGGTCGTCGCTGTCCTTGTTGGCGCCCAGGTTCAGCCCCACCGGCACCGGGCCGCGTTGCCGTGCCGCCAGCCGGGCGCCGATCGCCTCGGCCCCCTGGTTGTTGAAGCCGAAGCGGTTGATCACCGCCCGATCCTCGGTCAGGCGGAACAGCCGCGGGCGCGGGTTGCCCGGCTGCGGGCGGGGGGTCGCCGCCCCCACCTCGACAAAGCCGAAGCCCGCGCGCGCCAGCGGCGCCAGCGCGACCGCGTTCTTGTCATATCCCGCCGCCAGCCCCACCGGGTTCGGCAGCGCCAGCCCCGCCACCGTCACCGCCAGCCGGGACGAGGTGACCAGCCCCGGCAACGGCACCAGCCCGCTGCGCAGCGCGGTCAGCGACAGGCCATGCCCGGTTTCCGGGTCGATCCGGTGCAGCGCGGTCAGGCCAAGGCGTTCGATCAGGCTCACCAGACACCTTCCGGGAAGATATGCCCCGAGGCGCCAAGGGGCAGGGACTTGTCCCACAGCACCTCGTCCAGCCGCAGGGCGCGGTAGAGATGCGGGAACAGCTGCCCGCCCCGCGACGGTTCCCATTTCAGCGCCGGGCCCAGCCGGTCGGCGTCCAGCGCCACCAGCACCAGGTCGCTTTCGGTGCCGAAATGCCTGGCGGCGGTTTCCGCCACCTGCGCGGCGGTCGAGAAATGGATATAGCCATCGGCCAGATCCACCGGGGCCCCCAGGGTTTCGCCTGCGGCCTTGAACGCATCCCATTCGGGGCGACGGAAGATCTTGTAGATGGGCATGGCGCTTTCCATGCCCCGGATTGCGGCTTCGGTCAATCGGGCAGGCCGCGCAGCAGCAGCGATGCCGCGATGGCCCACATGGTCAGCCCCACGACCACCTCCAGCACCACCCAGGCGCGCGGCCGGGCAAAGACCGGCGCCAGCGCCCGCGCCCCGAACCCCAGCGCGGCAAAGAACGTTACCGAGGCCAGGGCCGCGGCCATCGCAAACGCCGCCTGATGCGGGGCATATTGCGCCGAGATCGCCCCCAGCAGCACCACCGTATCCAGATAGACATGCGGGTTCGCCCAGGTGAACATCAGGCACATCGCCAGCACGCGGCCCAGCGGCGCGCTTTCGCCGGGGGTGGGCATCAGCGCCTCGCCCCCCTTCAGCGCGGCCTTGAACCGCAGCGCGCCATACAGGACCAGAAACGCCGCCCCGCCCCACAGCATCAGCGGCCCCAGCCAGGGCGCCGCCCGCACCAGCGTGCCAAAGCCGGCGACCCCCGCCGCGATCAGCAACGCATCCGACAGCGCGCAGACCAGCACCACCGGCAGCACATGTTCCCGCCGCAGCCCCTGCCGCAGCACAAAGGCGTTCTGCGCCCCGATGGCCGCGATCAGCCCGATGGAGGTGCCGAACCCGGCGAACATGGCCTGCAACATGATGGTCCCCTGCTGTGACAGCCGTTGACTAGCCGGGGATGCAGGATTAGCCAAGTTAAACGAATTATCTCTGCGGAAGTCTTGCTAATGCTGGATCCGGCCCAGCTTGCCGCCCTGGCGGCCATCCACCGGCGCGGCAGCTTTGAGGGCGCGGCGGCGGTGCTGGGCGTTACGCCTTCGGCCGTGTCGCAGCGGCTGAAGGCGCTGGAAGAACGGATCGGTTGCCTGCTGATCCGGCGCGCCAGCCCCTGCACCGCCACGCCGTCCGGCCTGCGCCTGATCCGCCACCATGATGAGGTTACGGCGCTGGAGGCGGCGGTGGCGCAGGATCTGCGCATCGGCGGCACCGGCCCGGTCACCCTGCGCCTTGCGGTCAATGCCGACAGTCTGGCCACCTGGGTGGTCCCCGCGCTGGCGGCGGTGGACAACCTGCTGTTCGATCTGGTGATCGACGATCAGGCCCACAGCCAGGACTGGCTGCGCAGGGGAGAGGTGGCGGCGGCCGTCACCTCGCACCCCGGGCCGTTGCAGGGCTGCGAAACCGTGGCGCTGGGGGCCCTGCGGTATCGCGCCACCGCCAGCCCCGGTTTCATGGCCCGCCACCTGCCGGACGGTGCGACGATGGCCGGACTGACGCAGGCGCCAGGCTTGACGTTTTCCGACAAGGATACCCTGCAATCCGACTGGCTGCGGCAGGTCTGCGGCCAGACAGTTGCCTTTCCCACACATCGCATCGCCTCCAGCCAGGGCTTTGTCGATGCGGCGCTGGCGGGCCTGGGCTGGGGCATGAACCCCGAGCCGCTGGTGGCCCATCACCTTGCCAATGGGGCGCTGGTGGATCTGGTGCCCGATACCCCGCTGGATGTGCCGCTCTATTGGCAGTTCACCCGCCAGTCGGCCCCCGTCCTTGCCCCCGTGACCCGCGCCATGCGGGCCGAGGCGGCGCGCCTGCTGCGGCGCCCCCTTTCGCTTTGACCCAAATATCCTCGGGGGGTGAATTGGCGCTTGCGCCAAGAGGGGGGCAGACGGCCCCCCTGACCACGCCTGTCACTGTTGCACCGCCACCAGATGGGCGACCAGATCGGCGATGTCGCGGCTGGTCAGCACGGGCGTTCCGTCGGGGGCAAGGATGGTGGTGTCCTGCCGGTCGTACAGCTGCCCGAACAGCGGCATCGGCGATCCATGCGCCACCAGCGCATCGCGCCCGTCGATGCGCATCACCACGCGGATGGTGGGAAAGGCACCGCCGGCGGCCAGCCGTGTCAGGTCGGTCGGGGGAACGGTCAGCACGGCCGCCATCGGGCCTGCGCCGTCGGCCGCCACCCCGTGACAGGTCGCGCAATGGTGCTGGAACGTGGCCGCCCCTCGCGCCGCATCCTGCGCCGTGGCGGGCAGGGCAGACAACAGGGCCAGCAGGAAGGATGAAACACGCATGATGCCCCCCGCAACATGGAACAGCCCCAGCCTGCCAGTGCAGGGCCGGGGCCGCCTTGATCCATGTCAGTCTTACAGCGACCGGGCGATGACCAGCCGCTGCACCTCGGACGTGCCTTCGTAAATCTGGCACACCCGCACATCGCGATAGATCCGTTCCACCGGATAATCCGACAGATAGCCATAGCCGCCATGGATCTGGATCGCGGCCGAACACACCTCCTCGGCCATTTCCGATGCCACCAGCTTGGCCATGGACGCTTCGGTCAGGCAGGGCCGCCCGGCCTCGCGCAGGGACGCGGCGTGCAGCACCATCTGGCGCGCCACGGCCACCTTGGTGGCCATGTCGGCCAGCTTGAAGGCAATTGCCTGGTTCGCGATGATCGGCTGGCCAAAGGCCACCCGTTCCTTGGCATAGGCGGTGGCATGGTCCAGCGCCGACCGCGCCATGCCCACCGACTGTGCCGCAATGCCGATGCGCCCGCCTTCCAGATTGGCCAGCGCGATGCGGTAGCCCTCGCCTTCGGCGCCCAGCCGGTTTTCCACCGGCACGCGCATGCCGTTGAACGCCAGCGCGCAGGTGTCGGACGCATGCTGGCCCAGCTTGTGTTCGACCGAGACCACCTCATAGCCGGGCGTATCGGTGGGCACGATAAAGGCGGTGATGCCCTTTTTGCCTGCCGCCGGATCGGTGACGGCAAAGACGATGGTCACCCCGGCGCTCTTGCCGCTGGTGATGAACTGCTTCGCCCCGTCGATGACGTAGTGGTCACCGTCCAGCCGCGCCCGGGTTTTCAGGGCCGAGGCATCGGACCCCGCCTGCGGTTCGGTCAGCGCAAAGGCGCCGATCCATTCGCCCGAAGCCATCTTCGGCAGGAACCGGCGCTTCTGATCCTCGGTGCCAAAGCGCAGGATCGGCGCGCAGCCGACCGAGGAATGCACCGACAGGATGGTCGACATCGCGCCTTCGCCGGCCGCGATCTCCTCCAGCGCCAGCGCATAGGCGACGGCGCCCAGGTCGGACCCGCCGTAATCCTCGGGCACCAGCATGCCCATGAAGCCAAGGGCGCCCATTTCCACCACCTCGTCGGCGGGAAAGCTGTGGTCGCGGTCGCGCTGTGCGGCACCGGGGGCCAGACGTTCCTGCGCAAAGGCGCGGGCGGCGTCGCGGATCTGTTCCTGGGTTTCGGTCAGCAGCATCAGATCACCCGTTCGATGGCGACGGCCGTCGCCTCGCCCCCGCCGATGCACAGCGAGGCGACGCCGCGTTTCAGCCCGTGGGTTTCCAGCGCGGCCAGCAGCGTCACCATCACCCGCGCGCCCGATGCGCCGATGGGGTGGCCAAGCGCGCAGGCGCCGCCGTGGATGTTCACCTTGTCATGCGGCAGGTCCAGCTCGCGCATCGCGGCCATGGCGACGACGGCAAAGGCCTCGTTGATCTCGAACAGATCCACGTCCCTGAGCCCCCAGCCGGTTTTCGCCGCCAGCTTCTGCATGGCGCCGATGGGCGCGGTGGGGAACAGGCCCGGTTTGTCGGCGTGGGTGGAATGGCCCACCAGAATCGCCCGCGGGGTCAGGCCGCGGCGCTCGGCCTCGGAGGCGCGCATCAGCACCAGCGCCGCCGCCCCGTCCGAGATGGACGAGGAATTGGCCGCCGTCACCGTGCCGCCGTCGCGGAAGGCGGGTTTCAGGGTGGGGATCTTGTCCAGCCGCGCCTTGCCGGGCTGTTCGTCGATCTTCACCACGGTTTCCGATTTGCCGCTACGCACGGTCACCGGCGCCACCTCGGCGGCGAACAGGCCGTCGGCAATGGCCTTTTGCGCCCGGGTCAGCGAGGAGATGGCGTAATCGTCCTGCTGCTGGCGGGTGAACTGCATGGCCTGCGCGCAATCCTCGGCAAAGGTGCCCATCAGGCGACCCTTGTCATAGGCATCTTCCAGCCCGTCCAGGAACATGTGGTCCAACACCTGCGCATGGCCGATGCGGGCGCCGCCGCGCATTTTCGGCAGCAGATAGGGCGAGTTGGTCATGCTTTCCATGCCGCCCGCGACCATCACGTCCTGCGATCCGGCCAGCAGCATGTCATGGGCGAACATCGCCGCGCGCATGCCAGATCCGCACATCTTGTTGATGGTCGTGGCCCCGGCGCCCAGCGGCAGGCCGGCCTTCAGCGCCGCCTGGCGGGCGGGCGCCTGCCCTTGCCCTGCGGGCAGGACGCAGCCCATCACCACCTCGTCCACCGCCTCGGGAGCAAGGCCCGCGCCGGCCAGCGCCGCACCAATGGCGACGGCGCCCAGATCGGCGGCCATCACGCTGGCGAAATCGCCCTGGAACCCGCCCATGGGCGTGCGCGCCGCCCCGACGATCACGATGGGATCATGTTTGGTCATTGCCGCTCCTCCTGTCTGGCCGACGATGGCTGCATCGGTCCGGTTTTACACGAAACACCCCGCCTGGGTCGGAGATTTCGCGCGGACCGCGCCTGCCACGCGCCGGATCTAGATCGGTGCGGTCTTGCAAACAATGACAGTTGATGTCTTGTCTGGTGATCGGTTTTGCAATGGGGGCGTCATGGACCGCCGGATCATCGCGCCCGGTTTTGTCGCCGATGCGCTGGATCGGCTGGGCGGGCAGGGCATCGACCCCGCGCCGCTGCTGGCCGAAGCGGGCCTGCCGCCGGTGGTGGACCAGCCGGTCAGCAATGTGCAGTTTGCCCGGCTGTGGGGACTGATCGCCCAGGCGATGGAGGATGAGTTCATGGGCCTGGCCGCCCGGCCCATGCGGCCCGGCGGCTTTGCCATGCTGTGTCATGCCATCCTCCACACCGGCACGCTGGAGCGCGCCTTGCGCCGGGCGCTGCGGTTTCTGGCACTGGTGCTGGACGATCCGCGCGGCGACTTGCGGGTGCAGGGCGGGAGGGCGGAAATCGTGCTGGCCGACCGGGGCGGGCCGCGCGCGGCCTTTGCCTATCGCACCTACTGGCTGGTGCTGATGGGGGTGGCCTGCTGGCTGGTCGGGCGGCGCATCCCGTTGCGGGGGCTGGACTTTCGCTGTGCCGCACCTGCAGACCGGCACGATTACCACCAGTTCTTCGGTGCCCCGGTGCGGTTTGATCAGCCCGTCACCCGTCTGGTGTTCGACGCCGCGCACCTGCCCTTGCCCGTGATCCGGTCCGAGGCCGCCTTGCGCGGTTTCCTGCGCGAGGCGCCGGCCAATATCCTGGTCCGCTACCGGCAGGATCACGGCGTCAGCGCCCGGGTGCGCGCGCGGCTGGCGGCCAGCGCCCCCGCCGACTGGCCGGGGTTCGAGGGCATGGCGGCCGACCTGCACCTGTCGCCGGCCACGCTGCGCCGCCAGTTGCGGCTGGATGGGCAAAGCTATGCGGCCCTGAAGGACGACCTGCGCCTGGTGCAGGCCCGGCGTCTGCTGGCCGGCCCGCGCAGCGTGGCGCAGATTGCCGCCGATCTGGGCTACAGCGAACCCAGCGCCTTTCACCGCGCCTTTGTCAAATGGACGGGCGAAACCCCCGGCGCCTACCGGCTGGCGCAGATTGCCGCCAGCCGCCCGGCCAGTTCCGCCACCTGAGCGCGGATGTCCGGCACGGCGGTGATTTCCCAGAACGCCGCCCGCGACACCGGCCCGATGGCATGCAGCCGCTGCGATGGCGTGCCGTTGCGCCCGATCAGCTGGCAGGCGCCCGTCACCTCGGGGCCGATGCCCAGCGGGTCGATCCGTGCCGCGCCACGCTCCAGCAGCCCCGCCATCAGGGCCGAGGCATGGGCGGCCGGATCCCGCCGGATGCCGCGACAGTCGATGATCCGCCCTGCCGCCAGCGCCTGACGCGGGCCCCCGGGCGGCTGCACCACGGCAACCAGCCCGCCATCGTCCAGTTCCGCCCCGATGAAACCCGCCCGGATCACGCGCAACCGGCCGCTGGCCACCGCCGCGTCGATGGCCAGCCCCGAGGCGGGCGGCAGGCGGTGACGATGCACCTCCCACCAGCTGGCGGCATGGCGCAGGAACCGCGCGCGTTCCGCAGGGGGCAGGGCGCGCCACAACCGCCGGATCTGCGGGCGGATCGCGTCCACCGCATCCTGCCAGGTGCCGCCCCCGGCCTGCACCCGGCCTGCCAGATCGCGCACCCATCGCATCAGCGCGCTGGCCGGCGCGCCCAGCGGCAGGTCGGCCACCGAAAGCGTGATCCCCGGCCCGGGTTCGGCATGCGGCCGCGGCAGCAGCCCGCGCCGCGACAGGGCAACGATTTCCCCCCGGTGACCCTGCGCCAGCAGCGTCAGCACCTGATCCACCATCGACAGGCCGGTGCCCACGATCACCACCCGCGCGTCCGGCGCGGGCGGCGGCAGATCGTCCCAGGCGCCGGCCACCAGGCCGGCCGGATCGGGGGCAGGGCGCACATGGCCGGTGGCCAGCACCGCCTGATCGGCGATCACCAGCTGACCATCCTCCAGCGCCGCCACCACGCCGCGGGGGTGTTCGTCCAGCCGCACGGCGGTGGCCCGCACGATGCGCAGCCGCGCCGTATCGCCGCGCCAGGGGTCCAGCAGGCTGGTCAGATAGCGGCCATAGATCCCGCGCGGCATGAATTCTCCGTCCGGCACATCGGGCTGCCCCTCCAGCCAGCGGCGGAAATGGCCCGGATCGTCGTCCCAGGCGCTCATGGACCGGATGCGGGTGTTCAGCAGGTGCTGGGGCCGGTCGGTGGCATAGGCCACCCCGCGCCCGGGTTGCGGCGCGGGGTCCACCAGCGTCACCCGACAGGGGCCGCCATGCAGCAGATGCGCCGCCATCAGCACCCCGCTGGCGCCGCCGCCAAGGATCAGCACATGGCCCGACCGGATTTGCTGGTTCATTCGCGTGCCCCCTGGCGTCAGCGGTTGCGGGTATCCACCGGATAGGCGGTGGTGAACTTCATGCGCTCCATCGCGAAATGCGAGGTCAGGTTGCGGATCGGCACGGCATCGGTCAGCCGGCGATACAGCCGGTCGTAATCGGCCATGTCGCGGGCCGAGATGCGCAGCAGATAGTCGATTTCGCCGGCCATGCGATGCACCTCCATCACCTCGGGCAGGGCGGCGACAACGGCGGCAAAGGCATCGCGCCATTCGGGGGTATGGTCCGGCGCCTCGATCCCCACGAACACGGTCAGGCCAAAGCCCAGCCGCGCCGGATCGGCCAGCGCCACCCGCCGCGTCAGGATGCCCGCCGCCTCCAGCTTCTGGATGCGTTTCCAGCACGGGGTCTGCGACAGGCCCACGCGGTCCGCGACCCGGGCCACCGGGATGGTCGCATCGCGCATCAGTTCCGCCACGATCTTTCGGTCGATCAGATCCAGGTCTTCCATCGGTCATGTCCCGCCGTCTGGCCCCGCAAGATCGGAGCCTTTTAAGCATGGCAGGAAATTCTTATTTGTCTACTGTCTTTATCGTGTATGTCGTCATTTCATAAAACCGCCGCTTTTCAGTCATTTGCAACTGTCGTTGCAGCAGATCATCGGGCATGGCGCCGAAGCCCCGCATTGATTCCCCGCCCGCTTGGGCCTAGTGTCAGGCCATGATCACGCAGAAGATGAAATACGCGCTCAAGGCGCTGCTGGTGCTGGCCGACGAGGCGTCGCGCGATGCCCCCGAACCCTTGACGATCGAACAGATCGCGCGGCGGTCGGGCACGCCGAAACGCTTTCTCGAACATATCCTGCTCGAGGTGCGCAACGCCGGCGTGATCGCCTCGACCCGGGGCCGCTCGGGCGGCTATACGCTGATCAAGAAGCCCTCCGAAGTGTCCATCTCGGAACTGCTGCGGCTGATCGACGGGCCGATCGCCCCCTTGCCCTGCCTGTCGCGCCGCGCCTACCAGCGCTGCGAGGATTGTGTGGACGAGGCAAGCTGCCGCATCCGCAAGGTCTTTGCCGAGGTGTTCTGGTCCTACCTGCTGATCATCGAATCGCTGACGCTGGCCGACATGCTGCGGTCGGGCCAGGTGGCCGAACAGGTGCTGGGGCCCTGAGCGCGCCGCCCCTGACCGGCGCCGGTATCGTCGCCCTGCTGCGCGCCGATGACCGGCGCTGGCAGGCGCTGGGGCTGGTCGAACGGCTGGACCTGCCGCAGGGCTGCATAGGGGCAGGCTTCATCCGCAATCTGGTCTGGGATCACCTGCACGGCCGCCAGTCCGACTGCCGGGACGAGGATGTCGATGTGCTGTGGTTCGATCCGGCCCGCGCCACCCCCGATCAGGATGCCGCGCTGGAGGACCGTTTGCGCGCCATCGCCCCCGACCTGCGCTGGTCGGTGCGCAACCAGGCGCGGATGCACCTGCGCAACGGCGATCCGCCCTATCCGTCCGTCGCGGGTGCCATGCGCGCCTGGCCTGAAACCGCCACCGCCATCGCGGCGGCGCGCGATGGGGCCGGCTGCCACATCATCGCGCCCTTCTGGCTGGCCGATCTGGGGCAGCTGAGTCTGCGCCCCACCAGCCGCGCGCCGGCGAAACGCGCCGCCTTTGAGGACCGCCTGCGCAGCCGTGGCTGGCGCGACCGCTGGCCCATGGTCCGGGTTCTTGCCTAACCCCTTCATCTTTCTGAAAATACCCTGGGTGGAATGCGGCGGCCACGCCCCCGTAGCCGCCACGCCGGAGAATAATATTCTATAATTACGACCAATATTGCCGTGAAAATTCCGTTGAAATACTCGACTTCTTCGGTAGATATTAAGCCCATGGCAGGCCGCAATGCCCGCCACACACCAAGGAGACGCACCATGATCGCAACCAACGCCTACGGCAGCCCCGCCTCGGGATGGATCGGCACCCTGGCCGGGATCATGACCGGGATGCCGAAATCCCGCACCTGCGCCGTCCGACTGATCGACCGGCGCACGGGCCGTCCGCACCGCATCAACGGTGCGCCGCTGGTGGTGTTCACCCGCCAGCCCCACCTGGCCGTCGCCGAACTGCTGCGTGGCCGCGACCCGGCCCTGTGGGAAGCCCGGATCGAACCCCTGGGCGACGAGGTGTCGCCATGACCTTCCATTCCCCTCCGCGATTGGGCTGGACGAACCTGCCGCCCCTTCCTCCCGTTCCCTCCCGCGTGGACACCACGGCTGCGCGCGCCCGCAAGGATTTGCCCATGTTCACCACGATTTCGCTTGGCACCCATGTTTCGGCCCAGGGCACGAAACTGCACGATCACGACGACGGCCGCGTCACCATCTCGACCGGCACGCGCCGGCTGACCGGCTGGCCGGTCTCGCGGCTGGTGCGCGGGGTGGTGGCGGCGCTGGCGCTGCTGGCACTGCCGCTGGGCGCGCCGCAGGCGGCAGGCGCGCAAACCCTGCTGAACGTCAGCTATGACCCCACGCGGGAGCTGTATCGCGATTTCAACGCGGCCTTCATCAAGCACTGGACGGCGCAGGGCAACCCGGCGCCCACCATCGAAACCTCGCATGGCGGGTCGGGCGCGCAGGCCCGCTCGGTGGTTGACGGGCTGGCGGCGCAGGTCGTCACCCTTGCCCTTGCCTCGGACATCGACCGTATCGCCGCCTCGGGCAAGCTGCCCGACGATTGGCAGGCGAAACTGCCGCACAATTCCTCGCCCTATACCTCGACCATCGTGTTCCTGGTCCGGCAGGGCAACCCCAAGGGGCTGGCCGATTGGGGCGATCTGGTCAAGGACGGGGTCGAGGTGATCACCCCCAATCCGAAAACCAGCGGCGGCGCGCGCTGGAACTATCTGGCCGCCTGGGCCTGGGCGCAAAAGAACGGCCAGGATCCCAAGGACTTCGTGGGCAAGCTGTTCAAGAACGTCCCCGTGCTGGACAGCGGCGCCCGCGGCTCGACCACCACCTTCGCCCAACGCGGCATCGGCGACGTGCTGCTGGCCTGGGAAAACGAAGCCTATCTGGCGCTGAAGGAACTGGGCGAGGATCAGTTCGACATCGTGGTCCCCTCGGTCTCGATCCTGGCGGAACCGCCCGTCGCGCTGGTGGACGGCAACATCAAGGATGACGCCACCCGCAAGCTGGCCACCGCCTATCTCGACTATCTCTACAGCCCCGAGGGCCAGGCCATCGCGTTCAAGCACTTCTACCGCGCCTGGGACAAATCGGCGGCGAACCCGGCGGATGTGGCGCGGTTCCCCGACCTCGATCTGGTGACGATCGCCGATTTCGGCGGCTGGAAAAAGGCGCAGCCGGAACATTTCGGCGATGGCGGCATCTTCGACCAGATCTATGTGGCCAAGTAAGGGGCAGGGCGCATGGCAAGACCGCTGATCCACCGATCCCCCATGCCGGGCCTTGGCTTGTCCATGGGGATCACCCTGACGATGCTGTCCCTTGTCGTGCTGCTGCCGATCGGCGCCCTTCTGTTGAAGGGCGCCACTTTCGGCATTGGCAACATCTGGGATACCGTGAACCGCCCGCGCGTCTGGGCCGCGCTGTACCTGTCGTTCCGCCTGTCGCTGTTCGCGGCGCTGTTCAACCTGGTGTTCGGCACGCTGCTGGCCTGGGTGCTGGTGCGCTACCGCTTTCCCGGCCGCCGGCTGCTGGATGCGGCGGTCGATCTGCCCTTTGCCCTGCCCACGGCGGTCGCCGGCATCGCGCTGACCGCGCTTTATGCGCCGAACGGTGCGCTGGGGTCGCTGGCCCGCGACCTGGGGCTGAAGATCGCCTATACCCAATGGGGCATCTTCATCGCGCTGGTCTTTGTCGGGCTGCCCTTTGTCGCCCGCACCGTCCAGCCCGTGGTCGAGGAAATCGACCGCGAGGTCGAAGAGGCCTCGGCCACCCTGGGCGCCAGCCGGCTGCACACTCTGGTCCATGTGATCTGGCCCATGCTGATGCCCGCCGCGCTGACCGGCTTTGCGCTGTCGCTGGCGCGGGCGGTGGGCGAATACGGGTCGGTCATCTTCATCGCCGGGAACATCCCGCTGAAAACCGAAATCGCCCCCCTGCTGATCGTCATCCAGCTTGAAGAATTCAACTACGACGGGGCCGCTGCCATCGGCATCGCCATGCTGCTGATCTCCTTTGCCATGCTGCTGGCGATCAACCTCATCCAGATCTGGAGCCGCCGGAGGATTGGCCATGTCTGACGCCACCATTCCCTTCCGCCCTGCCACCGGCGAAACGCCGCTGGCGCGTTGGACCCTGATCGCCGTGGCGATCCTGGGCGTGGGCCTGCTGGTCCTTGCCCCCCTTGCGGCCGTGTTCGCCGAGGCGCTGAAACAGGGCTGGCTTGCCGCCATCGACAGCCTGTCCAGCCGCGACGCGCGCGAGGCGATCAAGCTGACCCTGCTGATCGCCGCCATTTCGGTGCCGCTGAACGCGGCCTTCGGGATTGCCGCGGCCTGGTGCATCACCAAGTTCGACTTTCGCGGCAAGGCCTTCCTGATCACGCTCATCGACCTGCCGTTCTCGGTCTCGCCCGTCGTCGCGGGGCTGTGCATCGTGCTGCTGTTCGGGGCCAATTCGCTGGCCGGGGGCTGGCTGGTCGCGCAGGGCTTTCCCATCGTCTTCGCGCTGCCCGGCATCGTCCTTGCGACGATGTTCGTCACCTTCCCCTTTGTCGCGCGCGAACTGATCCCGGTGATGATCGAACAGGGCAAGGCCGAGGAAGAGGCCGCCCTGACCCTGGGCGCCAGCGGCTGGCGCACCTTCCTGACCGTGACGCTGCCCAACATCCGCTGGGCGCTGCTCTATGGCGTGTT encodes:
- a CDS encoding FAD/NAD(P)-binding protein; this translates as MNQQIRSGHVLILGGGASGVLMAAHLLHGGPCRVTLVDPAPQPGRGVAYATDRPQHLLNTRIRSMSAWDDDPGHFRRWLEGQPDVPDGEFMPRGIYGRYLTSLLDPWRGDTARLRIVRATAVRLDEHPRGVVAALEDGQLVIADQAVLATGHVRPAPDPAGLVAGAWDDLPPPAPDARVVIVGTGLSMVDQVLTLLAQGHRGEIVALSRRGLLPRPHAEPGPGITLSVADLPLGAPASALMRWVRDLAGRVQAGGGTWQDAVDAIRPQIRRLWRALPPAERARFLRHAASWWEVHRHRLPPASGLAIDAAVASGRLRVIRAGFIGAELDDGGLVAVVQPPGGPRQALAAGRIIDCRGIRRDPAAHASALMAGLLERGAARIDPLGIGPEVTGACQLIGRNGTPSQRLHAIGPVSRAAFWEITAVPDIRAQVAELAGRLAAICASR
- a CDS encoding Lrp/AsnC family transcriptional regulator, whose translation is MEDLDLIDRKIVAELMRDATIPVARVADRVGLSQTPCWKRIQKLEAAGILTRRVALADPARLGFGLTVFVGIEAPDHTPEWRDAFAAVVAALPEVMEVHRMAGEIDYLLRISARDMADYDRLYRRLTDAVPIRNLTSHFAMERMKFTTAYPVDTRNR
- a CDS encoding Rrf2 family transcriptional regulator, whose product is MITQKMKYALKALLVLADEASRDAPEPLTIEQIARRSGTPKRFLEHILLEVRNAGVIASTRGRSGGYTLIKKPSEVSISELLRLIDGPIAPLPCLSRRAYQRCEDCVDEASCRIRKVFAEVFWSYLLIIESLTLADMLRSGQVAEQVLGP
- a CDS encoding nucleotidyltransferase family protein — encoded protein: MDLPQGCIGAGFIRNLVWDHLHGRQSDCRDEDVDVLWFDPARATPDQDAALEDRLRAIAPDLRWSVRNQARMHLRNGDPPYPSVAGAMRAWPETATAIAAARDGAGCHIIAPFWLADLGQLSLRPTSRAPAKRAAFEDRLRSRGWRDRWPMVRVLA
- a CDS encoding sulfate ABC transporter substrate-binding protein; the protein is MFTTISLGTHVSAQGTKLHDHDDGRVTISTGTRRLTGWPVSRLVRGVVAALALLALPLGAPQAAGAQTLLNVSYDPTRELYRDFNAAFIKHWTAQGNPAPTIETSHGGSGAQARSVVDGLAAQVVTLALASDIDRIAASGKLPDDWQAKLPHNSSPYTSTIVFLVRQGNPKGLADWGDLVKDGVEVITPNPKTSGGARWNYLAAWAWAQKNGQDPKDFVGKLFKNVPVLDSGARGSTTTFAQRGIGDVLLAWENEAYLALKELGEDQFDIVVPSVSILAEPPVALVDGNIKDDATRKLATAYLDYLYSPEGQAIAFKHFYRAWDKSAANPADVARFPDLDLVTIADFGGWKKAQPEHFGDGGIFDQIYVAK
- the cysT gene encoding sulfate ABC transporter permease subunit CysT gives rise to the protein MARPLIHRSPMPGLGLSMGITLTMLSLVVLLPIGALLLKGATFGIGNIWDTVNRPRVWAALYLSFRLSLFAALFNLVFGTLLAWVLVRYRFPGRRLLDAAVDLPFALPTAVAGIALTALYAPNGALGSLARDLGLKIAYTQWGIFIALVFVGLPFVARTVQPVVEEIDREVEEASATLGASRLHTLVHVIWPMLMPAALTGFALSLARAVGEYGSVIFIAGNIPLKTEIAPLLIVIQLEEFNYDGAAAIGIAMLLISFAMLLAINLIQIWSRRRIGHV
- the cysW gene encoding sulfate ABC transporter permease subunit CysW gives rise to the protein MSDATIPFRPATGETPLARWTLIAVAILGVGLLVLAPLAAVFAEALKQGWLAAIDSLSSRDAREAIKLTLLIAAISVPLNAAFGIAAAWCITKFDFRGKAFLITLIDLPFSVSPVVAGLCIVLLFGANSLAGGWLVAQGFPIVFALPGIVLATMFVTFPFVARELIPVMIEQGKAEEEAALTLGASGWRTFLTVTLPNIRWALLYGVLLCNARAMGEFGAVAVVSGKIRGQTATMPITIEMLYNEYLSVAAFSMAAVLTLLALLTLLLKTGLEIRHADQLAATRRH